A genome region from Alicyclobacillus acidocaldarius subsp. acidocaldarius DSM 446 includes the following:
- the rpe gene encoding ribulose-phosphate 3-epimerase, with translation MRTPVIAPSILSSDFARLRDEVDEVIRAGCDWIHIDVMDGHFVPNLTLGPPIVKALRRHVQATFDVHLMVESPEHWIPAFVDAGADILTVHYEATPHVHRALQMIRESGKRAGLALNPGTSPDGLSYLLADVDLVLVMTVNPGFGGQSLVPSTLAKVAEVRRMLDEAGRQDVHVEVDGGIHAGTIRQARDAGADVFVAGSAVFDEPDRALAIESLRAALRE, from the coding sequence ATGAGGACACCGGTGATTGCTCCTTCCATTCTGTCGTCGGATTTCGCCAGGTTGCGCGACGAGGTCGACGAAGTCATCCGGGCTGGGTGCGATTGGATACATATTGATGTGATGGATGGTCACTTTGTGCCCAATCTCACCCTTGGCCCTCCCATCGTGAAGGCGCTGCGGCGTCATGTGCAAGCGACGTTCGACGTGCACCTGATGGTCGAATCGCCCGAGCACTGGATTCCAGCCTTTGTCGACGCCGGCGCCGACATCCTGACCGTGCACTATGAAGCGACGCCGCACGTGCATCGCGCGTTGCAGATGATCCGCGAGTCCGGCAAAAGGGCGGGCTTGGCGCTCAATCCGGGCACGTCTCCGGATGGGTTGTCGTACCTTCTCGCTGACGTCGATCTCGTCCTCGTCATGACCGTGAATCCCGGCTTTGGGGGACAATCGCTCGTGCCGAGCACGCTGGCCAAGGTCGCGGAAGTTCGACGGATGCTGGACGAAGCCGGCCGTCAGGACGTGCACGTGGAAGTGGATGGAGGCATCCACGCGGGAACCATCCGTCAGGCTAGAGACGCGGGCGCCGATGTGTTTGTCGCCGGGTCGGCCGTGTTTGATGAACCCGATCGCGCGCTCGCGATTGAGTCCCTGCGCGCGGCGCTTCGCGAGTGA
- the spoVM gene encoding stage V sporulation protein SpoVM: MKVYTIKLPRFLGGIVKAVLSTFTKDE, from the coding sequence GTGAAGGTCTACACCATCAAATTGCCGCGCTTCCTGGGTGGAATTGTGAAGGCTGTGCTCAGCACATTCACGAAGGACGAATGA
- the rpmB gene encoding 50S ribosomal protein L28 — MARRCEVCGRGPQVGNKISHSHILTKRRWYPNLQSVRAVVDGSVKRIRVCTRCLKAGKVKRAI; from the coding sequence ATGGCTCGCCGTTGTGAAGTGTGTGGCCGGGGTCCGCAAGTCGGGAACAAGATCAGCCACTCCCACATTCTGACGAAGCGGCGCTGGTACCCGAATTTGCAGTCCGTGCGCGCCGTCGTGGACGGCTCCGTGAAGCGCATCCGCGTCTGCACCCGCTGCCTCAAGGCAGGTAAGGTGAAGCGCGCGATCTGA
- the recG gene encoding ATP-dependent DNA helicase RecG, with product MSLRSLSVRALPGVGPQKERALEALGIRTVDDLLHTYPFRYDERAEKPFSEWRDGDRVTARAVVEGPVQVRWRGSKSIMTARVRVDGQHPVVCLWFSQHYLRSKLSDGRFIVVTGKWNEALRRLVASETSFDAGTQAPSLVPVYRASKELSTKAIHQLILKALEQYAEEIQESLPYALVRKYRLWTHRDALFGMHRPKSLEDVRQARRRLVFEEFLLFQIQLQWLRAKREEPAGRAQPVPSDALTAFEALLPGPMTNAQRRACEDILRDLQRPVPMTRLIQGDVGSGKTWVALFACFAVHLARGQSALMAPTEILAEQHARLAHELLGSAGVRVELLTGSVTGRERDRVLAGLASGDVSLAVGTHALLSEGVEFRDLALLVTDEQHRFGVAQRARLREKGRAPDVLMLSATPIPRTLALAIYGDMDVSILNELPKGRKPVQTIAVPSKDDETVLRLIRRELARGHQAYIVAPAIEASERDDVASVTELYERVREHLAGFRVELLHGRMPSADKERMMRAFRDGDIHALVATTVIEVGIDVPNATVMAIYGAERFGLAQLHQLRGRVGRGPHPSYCLLIHDASSEAARARIETMLQTNDGFEIAERDLELRGPGELFGLRQSGLPEFALGDLARDYRIMEVAREEALALLRRDDFWYAPWAEGLRNALKEAMDKVSYRD from the coding sequence TTGTCGCTCAGATCGCTGTCCGTGCGCGCGCTGCCGGGCGTGGGTCCGCAGAAGGAGCGAGCACTCGAAGCGCTCGGCATTCGAACGGTCGACGACTTGCTGCACACGTATCCGTTTCGATATGACGAGCGAGCGGAGAAGCCATTTTCCGAATGGCGCGATGGCGATCGCGTCACGGCGCGGGCTGTCGTCGAAGGACCTGTGCAAGTCAGGTGGCGCGGTTCCAAGTCCATCATGACGGCGCGCGTGCGCGTGGACGGCCAACATCCGGTCGTCTGCCTCTGGTTTTCGCAACATTACCTTCGCTCCAAGCTATCCGACGGGCGGTTCATCGTGGTAACAGGCAAATGGAATGAAGCTCTGCGCCGCCTGGTCGCCAGCGAGACATCGTTTGACGCCGGGACACAGGCGCCCTCGTTGGTACCGGTATACCGCGCGAGCAAAGAACTCTCGACGAAGGCCATCCACCAACTCATCCTGAAGGCGTTGGAGCAATACGCGGAAGAGATCCAGGAGTCGCTGCCGTACGCGCTCGTGCGCAAGTATCGGCTTTGGACGCATCGAGATGCGCTCTTCGGGATGCATCGGCCCAAATCGCTCGAGGACGTCCGTCAGGCCCGGCGGCGGCTGGTGTTCGAGGAGTTTCTCTTGTTTCAAATTCAGCTCCAGTGGCTTCGCGCAAAGCGCGAGGAGCCCGCGGGGCGCGCGCAGCCCGTGCCGAGTGATGCGCTGACGGCGTTCGAGGCCCTCCTGCCCGGTCCGATGACGAACGCGCAGCGGCGCGCGTGCGAGGACATCCTGCGGGATCTTCAGCGCCCCGTGCCCATGACGCGCCTGATTCAGGGGGACGTCGGATCGGGCAAGACGTGGGTGGCCCTTTTTGCGTGCTTTGCGGTCCACCTCGCGCGCGGACAGTCCGCGCTCATGGCGCCCACCGAAATCCTCGCCGAGCAGCACGCGAGGCTCGCGCACGAGCTGCTCGGCTCTGCCGGCGTTCGCGTCGAGCTTTTGACGGGTTCGGTGACAGGACGCGAGCGCGATCGCGTGCTGGCGGGCCTCGCCTCCGGGGACGTGTCGCTTGCCGTCGGCACGCACGCGCTTCTGTCCGAGGGTGTCGAGTTTCGCGATCTCGCCCTGCTCGTCACCGATGAGCAGCATCGCTTCGGCGTCGCGCAGCGCGCGAGGCTGCGTGAGAAGGGCCGCGCCCCGGACGTGCTCATGCTGTCGGCGACGCCGATTCCGCGGACGCTTGCGCTCGCCATCTACGGCGACATGGACGTGTCCATCCTGAACGAGTTGCCGAAGGGCCGAAAGCCCGTTCAGACCATCGCCGTGCCGTCGAAAGACGACGAGACCGTTCTTCGCCTCATCCGCAGAGAGTTGGCGCGGGGACACCAGGCCTACATCGTCGCGCCGGCCATCGAGGCGTCGGAGCGAGACGACGTGGCGTCCGTGACGGAGCTTTATGAGCGCGTGCGCGAACACCTGGCGGGATTTCGCGTCGAACTCCTGCACGGGCGGATGCCAAGCGCCGACAAGGAGCGCATGATGCGCGCGTTCCGCGACGGCGACATCCACGCGCTCGTCGCGACGACCGTGATCGAGGTCGGCATCGACGTGCCCAATGCCACCGTGATGGCCATCTATGGCGCGGAGCGGTTCGGTTTGGCGCAATTGCATCAGCTTCGCGGGCGAGTCGGACGAGGGCCGCATCCGAGCTACTGCCTGCTCATTCACGACGCATCGTCCGAGGCGGCGCGCGCGCGAATCGAGACCATGCTGCAGACGAACGACGGGTTTGAGATCGCGGAGCGGGACCTGGAATTGCGCGGGCCTGGGGAGTTGTTCGGCCTGAGGCAGAGCGGTCTTCCCGAGTTCGCGTTGGGCGATCTCGCCCGCGATTATCGGATCATGGAGGTCGCAAGGGAAGAGGCGCTGGCGCTCCTTCGGCGGGACGATTTTTGGTACGCTCCGTGGGCCGAGGGTCTGCGCAACGCGCTGAAGGAGGCCATGGACAAGGTTTCGTATCGAGACTGA
- a CDS encoding alpha/beta-type small acid-soluble spore protein — MANQNGSNKVLVQGANRALDQMKYEIATEFGVQLGPDTTARQNGSVGGEITKRLVAYAEQQLAGH; from the coding sequence ATGGCAAACCAGAACGGAAGCAACAAGGTGCTCGTGCAGGGTGCCAACCGCGCGCTGGACCAGATGAAGTACGAAATCGCGACGGAGTTCGGCGTTCAGCTGGGCCCCGACACGACCGCTCGCCAGAACGGCTCTGTGGGCGGCGAGATCACGAAGCGCTTGGTGGCCTACGCCGAGCAACAGCTTGCTGGTCACTAA
- the asd gene encoding archaetidylserine decarboxylase (Phosphatidylserine decarboxylase is synthesized as a single chain precursor. Generation of the pyruvoyl active site from a Ser is coupled to cleavage of a Gly-Ser bond between the larger (beta) and smaller (alpha chains). It is an integral membrane protein.) — protein sequence MYAFPKRAYTFCLRRFVDSGISRRAIPWFIRHYNVELRDIAGDLSDYHTLGEFFARQLRHGARPIEDGVTSPTDGLVREVGRLEGSHRLWVKGALFDLAQLVQDDRLAEELSGGYVVTVYLSPRDYHRIHAPVDCAPERVWRIPGSLFPVNPASTRVIPGLLARNERVVTRFSSPLGPFVMVMVGACGVGTIRLRYAVNRGRRLKLIPGQAYRRGEEIGHFALGSTVLVLFPASWGLQWSVEVGDHVRMGQSLATVSMG from the coding sequence TTGTACGCCTTTCCGAAGCGCGCGTACACGTTTTGCCTTCGTCGTTTTGTCGACTCGGGGATCAGTCGCCGGGCCATTCCGTGGTTCATTCGCCACTACAACGTTGAGCTTCGCGATATCGCCGGCGACTTGTCCGACTATCATACCCTCGGTGAGTTTTTTGCTCGGCAACTTCGACACGGCGCGCGGCCCATTGAGGACGGGGTCACGTCGCCGACGGACGGGCTCGTGCGGGAAGTCGGCCGCTTGGAGGGAAGCCATCGCCTTTGGGTGAAAGGGGCCCTGTTCGACCTCGCGCAGTTGGTTCAGGATGATCGCCTTGCGGAGGAGCTATCGGGCGGATACGTGGTGACGGTTTACTTAAGCCCACGCGACTACCATCGCATCCACGCGCCGGTGGACTGCGCGCCAGAGCGCGTGTGGAGGATTCCGGGCTCGTTGTTTCCGGTCAATCCTGCGTCTACACGCGTCATTCCAGGTCTTCTCGCGAGAAACGAACGGGTCGTGACGCGCTTTTCCTCGCCCTTGGGCCCGTTTGTCATGGTCATGGTTGGCGCCTGTGGGGTCGGCACCATCCGCCTCCGATACGCCGTGAACCGAGGGCGGCGGTTGAAGCTCATTCCGGGCCAAGCGTACCGAAGGGGAGAGGAAATTGGCCACTTCGCGCTCGGTTCGACCGTCCTGGTGCTTTTCCCTGCGTCCTGGGGCCTTCAGTGGTCGGTGGAAGTCGGCGATCACGTGCGCATGGGACAAAGTCTAGCAACAGTATCCATGGGGTGA
- a CDS encoding NAD-dependent epimerase/dehydratase family protein has protein sequence MKIIIAGGDGFCGWPTALHFSERGHEVAIVDNCIRREWDKELGTRSLTPIATIQERLAAWKEISEKDIKLYYGDLQDYEFVRHVFEDFEPEAFVHFAEQRSAPYSMIDRDHAVFTQVNNVVGTLNVLFAIKETVPDCHLIKLGTMGEYGTPNIDIEEGYIRIQHKGREDVLPYPKQPFSFYHLSKVHDSHNIMFTCKAWGIRATDLNQGVVYGLWTDETRRDERLYNRVDYDGVFGTALNRFCVQAAVGHPLTVYGKGGQTRAFLDIRDTLQCIELAALHPADRGEFRVFNQFTEQFSVLQLAERVQKVAREMGLDANIEHLPNPRVEKEEHYYNAVHTKLLDLGLKPHYLSDELIRELIQTAERYRDRVDFDVIRPKVTWR, from the coding sequence GTGAAGATTATCATTGCTGGCGGTGACGGGTTTTGTGGATGGCCGACGGCGCTCCATTTCTCCGAGCGCGGACATGAAGTGGCCATCGTGGACAACTGCATCCGCCGCGAGTGGGACAAAGAACTCGGGACCCGCTCGCTGACGCCCATCGCCACCATTCAGGAGCGTCTGGCGGCTTGGAAGGAAATCTCGGAAAAAGACATCAAGCTGTATTACGGCGACCTGCAAGATTATGAGTTTGTTCGCCACGTCTTCGAGGACTTCGAGCCGGAGGCGTTTGTCCACTTCGCCGAGCAGCGCTCGGCTCCGTACTCGATGATCGATCGCGATCACGCCGTGTTCACGCAGGTGAACAACGTGGTGGGCACGCTCAACGTCCTCTTTGCCATCAAAGAGACGGTACCCGACTGCCACCTCATCAAATTGGGTACAATGGGCGAGTACGGAACCCCCAACATCGACATCGAAGAGGGGTACATTCGGATTCAGCACAAGGGGCGCGAGGACGTCCTGCCGTATCCGAAGCAGCCCTTCTCGTTCTATCACCTTTCGAAGGTGCACGACAGCCACAACATCATGTTTACGTGCAAGGCGTGGGGCATCCGTGCGACGGATCTGAACCAAGGCGTGGTGTACGGACTCTGGACGGACGAGACACGCCGAGACGAAAGGCTGTACAACCGCGTCGACTATGACGGCGTGTTTGGGACCGCGCTCAACCGATTCTGCGTGCAGGCTGCGGTCGGTCATCCGCTTACGGTCTACGGAAAAGGCGGACAGACGCGCGCGTTCCTGGATATTCGAGACACGCTGCAGTGCATCGAGCTCGCGGCGCTCCATCCCGCGGATCGCGGCGAATTCCGCGTGTTCAACCAGTTCACGGAGCAGTTCTCCGTGCTGCAGCTGGCCGAGCGCGTGCAGAAGGTGGCTCGCGAGATGGGGCTCGATGCGAACATCGAGCATCTGCCCAATCCGCGCGTCGAGAAGGAGGAGCATTACTACAACGCCGTCCACACCAAGCTTCTCGACCTCGGCCTGAAGCCGCACTATCTGTCGGACGAGCTCATTCGCGAGCTCATCCAGACCGCCGAGCGGTATCGCGATCGCGTCGATTTCGACGTGATCCGCCCGAAAGTGACCTGGAGGTAA
- a CDS encoding glycosyltransferase family 4 protein: MRIAMFTETFLPSTDGIVTRLCATLKYLEREGHEVLLFAPSGSPETYASATIVGIPAMPFILYPEKRYSLPLPRIGKHLRAFRPDLIHVVNPAFLGIGGIYYAWKSHLPLVASYHTNVPAYARHYKLEFLEPLLWWYFRTLHNRAHLNLATSRATLRELERQGFQNLELWERGVDVELFRNAPYSEEMRRRLAPEAKPGDRVLLYVGRLASEKNIERMRPVLDAIPDLHLAIVGDGPHRPELERVFAGTRTHFTGYLHGEELAQAYRAADAFLFPSTTETLGLVLFEAMAAGLPIVAADSPPTREVLEDGRAGFIFDPDSTESLIATVDLVMRDEARREAVRQRGLAIAEQLDWEGPSKQLLGHYERVLQSFSVVAGAVTGTR; this comes from the coding sequence ATGAGGATCGCGATGTTTACGGAGACGTTTCTGCCGTCGACCGACGGGATCGTCACCAGGCTCTGTGCAACGCTGAAATACTTGGAGCGCGAGGGCCACGAGGTGCTGCTGTTCGCCCCGTCGGGATCGCCGGAGACCTACGCTTCCGCAACCATCGTCGGGATCCCTGCGATGCCGTTCATCCTGTATCCAGAAAAGCGATACTCGTTGCCGCTGCCGCGCATCGGCAAACATCTGCGGGCGTTTCGGCCGGATCTCATCCACGTGGTGAATCCGGCGTTCCTCGGCATCGGGGGCATCTACTACGCGTGGAAGTCTCATCTGCCGCTGGTGGCCTCGTATCACACCAACGTGCCGGCCTACGCTCGCCACTACAAGCTGGAGTTTCTCGAGCCCCTGTTGTGGTGGTACTTTCGGACGCTGCACAACCGGGCTCACCTGAACCTCGCCACGTCTCGCGCGACGCTGCGAGAGCTGGAGCGCCAGGGGTTTCAGAATCTGGAGCTCTGGGAGCGCGGCGTGGACGTGGAGCTGTTCCGAAATGCTCCGTACAGCGAGGAGATGCGCCGCCGCCTGGCGCCCGAAGCGAAGCCGGGCGATCGCGTCCTGCTGTACGTGGGGCGCTTGGCGTCGGAAAAGAATATCGAGCGCATGCGCCCGGTCCTGGACGCCATCCCGGATCTGCACCTCGCCATCGTCGGCGACGGCCCGCACCGCCCTGAACTCGAGCGCGTGTTCGCCGGGACGCGGACCCACTTCACCGGATACCTCCATGGGGAGGAGTTGGCGCAGGCGTATCGCGCCGCGGACGCCTTCTTGTTTCCGTCGACCACTGAGACGCTCGGGCTGGTCTTGTTTGAGGCGATGGCGGCCGGCCTTCCCATCGTGGCGGCGGACAGCCCGCCCACGCGCGAGGTCCTCGAGGACGGCCGGGCGGGATTCATCTTCGATCCCGATTCGACCGAGTCCCTCATCGCGACCGTCGATCTCGTGATGCGGGACGAAGCGAGGCGAGAGGCGGTCAGACAGCGCGGCTTGGCCATCGCGGAGCAGCTGGATTGGGAGGGGCCGAGCAAGCAACTGCTCGGTCACTACGAGCGAGTCTTGCAGTCGTTCAGCGTCGTCGCGGGCGCCGTCACCGGCACCCGCTGA
- a CDS encoding amidase produces MALSLNSPTIRQQVAQLGRGLSASASLAQWLAAIERENGRLNAFLCVATEMSRQHASAIDQLAARFPEGLGTLAGIPISVKDLIDTSFLPTTYGHGRFREHVPDRTALCVARLQRAHALIIGKAHLHEFAFGVTNENPHFGPARNPRDPSRITGGSSGGSAASVVGGMAQASVGTDTGGSVRIPAALTGCVGFKPSYGLVPTDGVLPLAPTLDHVGTLANSVEDAAIVTAVMAGIDPDTWLSPPSPAGRLRVAVIPGLVSRFASPEVSAWFEGLTHVLQSRGTIELAGSIDLDADEIARHQANILGAEAYATHRAWLAEHRDAYGADVRERLEDGARVDTASYAESLRFRARFRDAIREVFARYDCILLPTTPIPATRIGEKAVWIHGEERAVRPLLTRFTNPWNLSGAPAISIPAGQVSGLPMGLQIVGKPGGDARLLRIARRIEADIASHLP; encoded by the coding sequence ATGGCGTTGTCACTCAACAGCCCCACCATTCGCCAGCAAGTGGCCCAACTGGGCCGGGGCCTCTCCGCATCGGCCTCGCTCGCGCAGTGGCTCGCCGCCATCGAGCGCGAAAATGGGCGGCTGAACGCTTTCCTCTGCGTGGCGACCGAGATGAGCCGCCAACACGCGAGTGCGATCGACCAACTGGCCGCGCGATTTCCCGAAGGTCTGGGTACGCTCGCGGGTATCCCCATCAGCGTGAAAGACCTCATCGACACCTCGTTTCTCCCGACGACGTACGGGCATGGCCGGTTCCGAGAGCACGTGCCGGATCGCACCGCGCTGTGCGTCGCGAGGCTCCAGCGCGCGCACGCGCTCATCATCGGGAAAGCTCACCTGCACGAATTCGCCTTTGGCGTGACCAACGAGAATCCGCACTTTGGGCCTGCGCGCAACCCGCGCGACCCAAGCCGGATCACCGGCGGCTCCAGCGGCGGCAGCGCCGCCTCTGTCGTGGGCGGCATGGCGCAGGCCAGCGTGGGCACCGACACCGGCGGCAGCGTTCGCATTCCGGCCGCGCTCACGGGATGTGTCGGATTCAAGCCATCGTACGGCCTCGTTCCCACGGACGGCGTGCTCCCGCTCGCCCCGACGCTCGATCACGTCGGCACGCTCGCAAACTCCGTCGAGGACGCGGCCATCGTCACCGCGGTCATGGCAGGCATCGATCCCGACACATGGCTTTCGCCTCCATCGCCCGCCGGGCGCCTTCGGGTCGCCGTGATTCCAGGCTTGGTCAGCCGGTTTGCGTCACCCGAGGTCTCCGCGTGGTTTGAGGGGCTCACCCACGTCCTACAAAGCCGGGGCACCATCGAGCTTGCCGGATCCATCGACCTGGATGCCGACGAGATCGCCCGGCATCAGGCGAACATTTTGGGTGCGGAAGCGTACGCGACGCATCGGGCGTGGCTCGCGGAGCACAGAGACGCGTACGGCGCGGACGTCCGGGAGCGCCTGGAAGACGGCGCGCGCGTGGACACGGCCTCCTACGCGGAGAGTTTGCGCTTTCGAGCCCGGTTCCGGGATGCCATCCGCGAGGTGTTCGCCCGGTACGACTGCATCCTTCTGCCGACGACGCCCATTCCGGCGACGCGCATTGGGGAGAAGGCGGTGTGGATCCATGGGGAAGAGCGCGCTGTGCGGCCGCTCCTCACGCGATTCACGAATCCATGGAATCTGTCGGGGGCGCCGGCCATCTCGATCCCGGCCGGCCAAGTGTCGGGCTTGCCGATGGGGCTTCAGATTGTGGGGAAACCTGGCGGCGACGCCCGTCTCCTTCGCATCGCCCGCCGGATCGAGGCGGACATCGCCTCCCACCTGCCATAA
- the rsmD gene encoding 16S rRNA (guanine(966)-N(2))-methyltransferase RsmD, protein MRVIAGRWRGISLESPRGSAVRPTTDRVKESMFNLIPHQLEGLVIDLFAGTGALGIEALSRGASRAIFVDKDPRSARLVRRNLDRVGAASQAEVWVLDWARALRRFEASGEVAAYVFVDPPYQEQLWIPVLRALPAARVSGAVVCEAPASLDLPEQVGDFVLQKSRQYGDIAVRIYKGRSGVEI, encoded by the coding sequence ATGCGGGTCATTGCGGGCAGGTGGCGCGGCATCTCGCTCGAGTCGCCGAGGGGCAGTGCGGTCCGGCCCACGACGGATCGCGTCAAGGAGTCGATGTTCAACCTGATTCCGCACCAGTTGGAGGGACTCGTCATCGACCTGTTCGCCGGGACGGGAGCCCTTGGCATCGAGGCGCTGAGCCGGGGCGCATCGCGGGCCATCTTTGTCGACAAGGATCCTCGTTCGGCGCGGCTCGTGCGCCGCAATCTGGACCGCGTCGGCGCCGCGTCTCAGGCGGAGGTCTGGGTGCTGGACTGGGCGCGCGCTCTACGGCGCTTCGAGGCGTCGGGGGAAGTCGCCGCGTACGTGTTCGTGGATCCGCCATATCAGGAGCAGCTGTGGATTCCCGTGCTTCGCGCCCTTCCGGCCGCCCGCGTTTCCGGGGCCGTCGTGTGCGAGGCGCCCGCCTCGCTCGACCTGCCTGAGCAGGTGGGCGACTTTGTGCTGCAGAAGTCGCGCCAATACGGCGACATCGCGGTTCGGATTTACAAGGGCCGATCTGGCGTAGAGATATAG
- the coaD gene encoding pantetheine-phosphate adenylyltransferase codes for MRKAVYPGTFDPITLGHVDVIAQVAPLFDELVVAVLHNPSKRPWFDLDERLDMIREAVLPYPHVRVDAFSGLLVDYCRSSGIECVVRGVRNHVDLQNEMAMAQMNRALYADLVTLFVPTSPEWSFVSSSLVKDVAMHGGDVSRFVTPRVADALAARAGGLANRHV; via the coding sequence ATGCGCAAAGCCGTGTACCCTGGAACGTTTGATCCCATCACGCTCGGGCATGTGGACGTGATCGCGCAGGTCGCACCGCTCTTCGACGAACTCGTGGTCGCGGTCTTGCACAATCCTTCGAAGCGCCCTTGGTTCGACCTCGACGAGCGGCTCGACATGATCCGGGAGGCCGTCCTTCCCTATCCCCACGTGCGCGTGGACGCGTTCAGCGGCCTCTTGGTGGACTACTGCCGCTCGTCCGGAATTGAGTGCGTCGTACGCGGGGTGCGCAATCACGTCGACCTGCAGAACGAGATGGCCATGGCGCAAATGAACCGGGCGCTGTACGCCGATCTCGTCACGCTGTTTGTCCCGACCTCGCCCGAGTGGTCGTTCGTGAGCTCGTCGCTCGTGAAGGACGTGGCGATGCACGGGGGCGACGTGTCGCGGTTTGTGACGCCGCGGGTGGCCGACGCGCTTGCCGCGCGCGCGGGAGGATTGGCGAATCGCCATGTCTGA
- a CDS encoding patatin-like phospholipase family protein yields MSDKARARDNVKVGVALGSGGAKGFAHIGVLLALAEHGVPVHAIAGSSMGALVAGVYAMGVPPRVMRALAVNLRRRHWLDFTVPKMGFIQGEKVRTVVATMTRQGTFADTAIPLAIVATDLIKRRLVVFRSGLIADAVRASISIPGVFVPVVRDGAVYVDGGVLERVPVQACWDLGVDLVIAVDVGVTPRGTPPTSAMDVIMQSLELMQDEALRARDRGASLTLVPEVSHIGTAQLQRAAEAIDLGYQAAVAQLDRIWDAIDRAGAFVS; encoded by the coding sequence ATGTCTGACAAGGCGCGGGCGCGGGACAACGTCAAGGTCGGGGTGGCCCTGGGCTCTGGCGGCGCCAAGGGGTTCGCGCACATCGGCGTGTTGCTTGCCCTCGCCGAGCACGGCGTTCCTGTGCACGCCATCGCCGGTTCGAGCATGGGGGCGCTGGTGGCGGGCGTGTACGCGATGGGGGTGCCACCGCGCGTGATGCGCGCCCTCGCCGTCAACCTGAGGCGGCGGCATTGGCTGGATTTCACCGTCCCCAAGATGGGCTTCATCCAGGGGGAAAAGGTGCGCACCGTGGTGGCCACCATGACCCGCCAGGGGACCTTCGCCGATACGGCCATCCCGCTCGCCATCGTGGCGACCGATCTCATAAAGCGCCGGTTGGTGGTGTTCCGATCCGGCCTCATTGCTGACGCCGTCCGGGCGAGCATTTCGATCCCTGGCGTGTTTGTCCCCGTCGTGCGCGATGGCGCCGTGTACGTCGACGGAGGCGTGCTCGAGCGCGTCCCTGTGCAGGCGTGCTGGGACCTCGGCGTCGATCTCGTCATCGCCGTGGACGTCGGCGTGACGCCGAGAGGCACGCCGCCCACCTCCGCCATGGACGTGATCATGCAGAGCCTCGAGCTGATGCAGGACGAAGCGCTGCGCGCGCGCGACCGAGGCGCAAGCCTGACGCTCGTGCCGGAGGTTTCTCACATCGGGACGGCGCAGCTTCAGCGCGCAGCCGAGGCCATCGATCTCGGCTATCAGGCGGCGGTGGCGCAGTTGGACCGGATCTGGGATGCCATTGACCGCGCGGGCGCCTTTGTGTCATAA
- a CDS encoding YceD family protein — protein sequence MERLKEEGELDLAEIVSLPRIAREVVDIESLDDVNVRLHATYHHPYVVVRGELDTVVHYVCARCLAEFARPLSAPFHERYTTDEHKAEDEVRFVGDEMVDVTPELEQAIFLAIDNRPLCKETCQGLCPVCGRDRNVEACGCDVRPIDPRLEALKGLLSDHGSE from the coding sequence GTGGAACGATTGAAAGAAGAGGGCGAGCTCGATCTCGCCGAAATCGTGTCGCTGCCGCGCATCGCTCGGGAAGTGGTGGACATCGAATCGCTGGACGACGTCAACGTCCGCCTGCACGCGACCTATCACCACCCCTACGTGGTCGTGCGCGGCGAACTGGACACCGTGGTTCACTATGTGTGCGCCCGCTGTCTCGCGGAGTTCGCGCGTCCCTTGAGCGCGCCCTTTCATGAGCGATACACGACCGACGAGCACAAGGCGGAGGACGAGGTGCGATTTGTCGGGGACGAGATGGTGGATGTCACGCCGGAACTGGAGCAGGCCATTTTTCTCGCCATCGACAACCGCCCGCTCTGCAAGGAGACGTGTCAAGGCTTGTGTCCGGTGTGCGGGCGCGATCGCAACGTGGAGGCGTGCGGCTGCGACGTGCGGCCCATCGATCCGAGGCTGGAGGCGCTGAAGGGCTTGCTTTCCGACCATGGTTCGGAGTAA
- the rpmF gene encoding 50S ribosomal protein L32 produces MAVQQHRVSKTRKRKRRTHFKLEQPTLVTCPQCGEYKLPHHACTSCGTYKGRVVLSVK; encoded by the coding sequence GTGGCGGTCCAACAACACCGGGTGTCGAAGACGAGAAAGCGCAAGCGCCGTACGCACTTCAAGCTGGAGCAGCCGACGCTGGTCACCTGTCCCCAGTGTGGTGAATACAAGCTTCCGCATCATGCGTGCACGAGCTGCGGTACGTACAAAGGGCGAGTCGTTCTGTCGGTCAAGTGA